One Vallitalea pronyensis genomic region harbors:
- a CDS encoding extracellular solute-binding protein: MRIKRGQFVLTGLIIMMMTLMMIGCGKASEEKDSKSASSQQTNNGNDTNEKETGKKNASGKITDEPVTLTMWSDFNSTNIPNLADNIVYKELEKRTGVTVEFTHPPAGESKQAFNLLLASGDLPDMMENIPPEFPGGPDKAIKDGYFLKLNDYIDEYAPNYKEKMNYNEEIRRQTMTDEGNIWSFSCIQLDQEPPWSGMLIREDWLNDLGLKVPETIEEWENMLIAFKEEKGAEGPLMISFDWKYASNSAFASAYGSSVLDNNLDFMNKDGEVIYGPAEPGYKDYLQLLARWYEKGLLDPDFATRDNKSFDAYFTSGKAGAFSNGYGAVTKYVTAGKENDPDFSIVAAPMPVVNKGDKVHIRQSNPYVRNYYRVISAKTEYPEIAVQWMDYAYSDEGFLLYNYGIEGDTYEIVNEEPTFGKTFLPPSLQHITPTFTDKMLNNPNGDFWSIYDQYKIHVSGNLRNPLSYELDESVLDAMEIWMEAGDDWVMPPVIMTDDETREFTSIMSEVETYAKEMSFKIIMGLEPVDKFDEYMRTLEALGINQAISIQQAALERYLNR; the protein is encoded by the coding sequence ATGCGAATAAAAAGAGGTCAATTCGTATTAACAGGTTTAATCATCATGATGATGACACTGATGATGATTGGTTGTGGTAAAGCGAGTGAAGAGAAAGATTCAAAAAGTGCTAGCAGCCAACAAACGAATAATGGTAATGATACCAATGAGAAAGAAACAGGAAAGAAAAATGCTTCAGGGAAAATCACAGATGAACCCGTAACGTTAACCATGTGGTCTGATTTTAATTCCACGAATATTCCTAATCTAGCAGATAACATCGTGTATAAAGAATTAGAAAAACGAACAGGTGTAACGGTGGAATTTACCCATCCGCCAGCAGGTGAATCCAAACAGGCTTTTAACCTCTTGTTAGCTTCTGGAGACCTGCCTGATATGATGGAGAACATACCTCCTGAATTCCCAGGTGGACCAGATAAAGCCATAAAAGATGGTTACTTTTTGAAGCTTAATGATTACATCGACGAGTACGCACCTAACTATAAAGAAAAGATGAATTATAATGAGGAGATTCGCCGTCAAACCATGACAGATGAAGGCAATATCTGGTCCTTCTCCTGTATTCAATTAGACCAAGAGCCACCATGGTCTGGTATGCTAATACGAGAAGATTGGTTGAACGACTTAGGTCTTAAAGTACCTGAAACCATTGAAGAATGGGAAAACATGCTGATTGCTTTTAAAGAAGAAAAAGGTGCAGAAGGTCCTCTCATGATATCTTTTGATTGGAAGTATGCTTCTAACTCAGCCTTTGCCAGCGCCTACGGTTCTTCTGTTCTTGATAATAACTTGGATTTTATGAACAAGGATGGAGAAGTTATCTACGGTCCAGCTGAGCCCGGTTATAAAGATTATCTTCAATTATTAGCTAGATGGTATGAAAAGGGTCTCCTTGACCCGGATTTTGCAACAAGAGACAATAAAAGTTTTGACGCCTATTTTACATCAGGTAAAGCAGGGGCATTTAGTAATGGCTATGGGGCTGTGACAAAATATGTGACTGCAGGGAAAGAAAACGATCCTGATTTTAGTATTGTTGCTGCTCCCATGCCCGTTGTCAATAAAGGTGATAAAGTCCATATACGTCAGTCTAATCCCTATGTTAGGAATTACTATCGGGTGATTTCCGCTAAGACAGAATACCCAGAGATTGCAGTACAATGGATGGACTATGCCTATAGTGATGAAGGATTCTTATTATATAACTATGGTATTGAAGGGGATACATATGAAATTGTTAACGAAGAACCAACCTTTGGTAAAACATTCCTACCACCTTCTTTACAACATATAACACCTACATTCACCGATAAAATGCTGAACAACCCGAATGGTGATTTTTGGTCCATCTACGACCAATATAAGATTCACGTGTCTGGTAATCTTCGAAACCCACTGTCTTATGAGTTAGATGAATCTGTTCTTGATGCCATGGAAATATGGATGGAGGCAGGAGATGATTGGGTTATGCCGCCAGTTATCATGACAGATGATGAAACAAGAGAATTCACGTCCATCATGAGTGAAGTGGAAACCTATGCCAAGGAAATGTCCTTCAAAATCATCATGGGTCTAGAACCTGTTGATAAATTTGATGAGTATATGCGTACGCTGGAAGCATTAGGTATTAATCAAGCCATTTCCATTCAACAAGCTGCTTTGGAACGGTATTTGAATCGATAA
- a CDS encoding GldG family protein — protein sequence MIIKNKDTKIRLQQAAIRLLSLLMVTLIIVIINLFSQKINVKIDLTRNNLFTISPKTIDILQQLEQPIDIYVLEEVGKETQLVKEILDTYKKKTKQLTITYVDPILNPMFASQYVKENETVSMGSIIVSKDERYDVIQVYDLYDMRYDNNKAVSLEAYAIEDQITNAIIRVTSEALPTIRVITGHQESALPSALSDGLTKNGYSVTSGTLLDEAYDPQKDLLVFVAPQKDFMEEELRRMHQFMDDGGSTLFLMEFTSKDQPNIEKLLRRFGIELIRGIVFDPDKTYMYPGRPNFLMPKIEESQLTKGIIQEQVPVMLPLCLGIKESSIIPQHITLIPLLTTSKDSYVKQNLTSKVFEKETGDITGSVYLAMSSQEDFYTRNGKTTSRLTVIGSSYLLDSSLVPLDAVANVPFLLQNIHWMSHQAERHYIQHKQPEKYTLILTEKEVMLYAILFIIVIPLFVVGIGIKIWLRRRYL from the coding sequence ATGATCATAAAAAATAAAGACACCAAAATCAGATTACAACAGGCTGCCATCAGGTTATTGAGTCTTCTCATGGTAACCCTTATCATCGTAATCATCAATCTTTTTAGTCAAAAAATCAATGTCAAAATAGACTTAACCAGAAATAATCTGTTTACTATCAGCCCTAAAACCATTGACATACTGCAACAACTGGAACAGCCCATTGATATCTACGTGCTGGAAGAAGTAGGGAAGGAAACCCAGCTTGTTAAAGAAATCTTAGATACATATAAAAAGAAGACAAAACAGTTGACCATTACCTATGTTGACCCCATATTGAATCCCATGTTTGCAAGTCAGTATGTTAAAGAAAATGAAACGGTTAGCATGGGCAGCATCATTGTATCAAAAGACGAGCGTTATGACGTGATTCAAGTCTATGATCTCTACGATATGCGTTATGATAACAATAAGGCTGTAAGCTTAGAAGCCTATGCCATTGAAGATCAAATTACCAATGCCATTATAAGGGTAACCAGTGAAGCTTTACCTACCATCCGTGTGATCACGGGACATCAAGAAAGTGCTCTTCCCAGTGCTTTGTCAGATGGTTTAACCAAGAATGGTTATAGCGTTACATCAGGAACGCTTCTAGACGAAGCATATGATCCCCAAAAAGACCTCTTGGTTTTTGTTGCACCTCAGAAAGATTTTATGGAGGAAGAACTCAGACGTATGCATCAGTTCATGGATGATGGGGGAAGTACCCTCTTCTTGATGGAATTTACCTCCAAAGATCAGCCAAACATAGAGAAGTTGTTACGTCGCTTTGGCATAGAACTTATAAGGGGGATTGTATTTGATCCAGATAAAACTTACATGTACCCAGGGCGACCTAATTTCCTCATGCCTAAGATTGAGGAAAGCCAGTTAACCAAAGGAATTATTCAAGAACAGGTGCCCGTTATGCTCCCATTATGTTTAGGTATAAAGGAAAGTAGCATTATACCGCAACACATTACGTTGATACCACTCCTTACCACCTCTAAGGATAGTTATGTCAAACAAAATCTGACGTCCAAGGTTTTTGAAAAAGAAACAGGCGATATAACAGGAAGTGTTTACCTGGCCATGAGTTCCCAAGAGGACTTTTATACAAGAAACGGCAAAACCACATCAAGGCTGACGGTTATTGGCTCTTCTTATCTGTTGGACAGCTCCTTAGTACCCCTAGATGCAGTGGCTAATGTACCATTTCTTTTACAAAATATACATTGGATGTCCCATCAAGCAGAACGCCATTACATTCAACACAAGCAACCTGAGAAATATACCCTGATCCTAACAGAAAAAGAAGTAATGCTGTATGCTATTTTGTTTATTATAGTCATACCATTATTTGTAGTAGGTATTGGTATAAAAATTTGGTTAAGGAGAAGATATCTGTGA
- a CDS encoding ABC transporter permease yields MVSIKHVALRKTKKYSFQDFIKEIKRYKTIYIMLIPVALYYLIFHYGPMYGLVISFKDFSPRLGVMGSEWVGLKHFQSFFSSYYAWRVIRNTFLISVLDIALGFPAPILLALLLNEIHKKVFKRTIQTITYLPHFISMVVICGILKDFLGRDGAINDILNFLGFARDNYLQNPDLFRGIYVGSGIWQGVGYGSIIYLAAISGIDQALYEAATIDGAGRFKKIFHVTIPGILPTIIILFILRVGNTMTVGFEKIMLLYSPVTYETADVISTFVYRMGLEQMKFSYSAAIGLFNSVINFILLLAANKISKRFSETSLW; encoded by the coding sequence ATGGTGTCCATTAAACACGTTGCACTTAGGAAGACGAAAAAGTACTCCTTTCAGGATTTTATAAAAGAAATAAAACGCTACAAAACCATATACATCATGCTCATACCCGTGGCTTTATACTACCTTATTTTTCATTACGGTCCCATGTATGGGTTAGTTATCAGTTTTAAAGACTTTTCCCCAAGGCTAGGGGTTATGGGAAGTGAATGGGTAGGATTAAAACATTTTCAATCATTTTTTTCCAGTTATTATGCATGGCGTGTCATTAGAAACACATTCTTAATCAGTGTGCTAGACATTGCTTTAGGCTTTCCAGCACCTATCCTATTAGCATTACTCTTAAATGAGATTCATAAGAAAGTCTTTAAAAGAACCATTCAAACCATTACGTATCTACCACATTTTATATCCATGGTTGTCATCTGTGGTATTTTAAAAGATTTCTTGGGCAGAGATGGGGCTATTAATGATATTTTAAATTTCTTAGGTTTTGCAAGAGATAACTATTTACAAAACCCAGATCTCTTTCGAGGGATCTATGTAGGCTCAGGCATATGGCAGGGGGTTGGTTATGGCAGTATTATCTACTTAGCAGCTATTAGCGGAATCGACCAAGCCCTTTATGAAGCAGCAACCATAGATGGTGCAGGAAGATTCAAGAAAATATTCCATGTGACCATTCCTGGTATTTTACCAACCATTATTATTCTCTTTATTCTAAGAGTTGGTAACACCATGACCGTTGGTTTTGAGAAAATTATGCTGCTCTATAGTCCTGTCACTTATGAAACAGCAGATGTCATTTCCACTTTTGTCTATCGCATGGGCCTTGAACAGATGAAATTTAGTTACAGTGCTGCTATAGGCTTATTTAACTCCGTGATTAACTTTATTTTGTTGTTAGCTGCGAATAAGATTAGTAAGCGGTTTTCAGAAACATCATTGTGGTAG
- a CDS encoding helix-turn-helix domain-containing protein — MMNSFKNQFRGKLYYSLILSYAYLLILPLVMAIFFYVTSLSIVEEEIEKAGIASLEQYESIMESMFKQIQGIGYELETNFKISTIVNAKELNNKLRYDIYQLIQSLGRYYGNDYFIKSLFVYPKNHDILITKSGVMNLDTYVEQALMSEPNSLVAWKNIFDQKTDSGFVTLPSKDNTSFISFLSPFHDTNKQVIGNVGVIIDHHKIKKMLNTTKWMKGSVAYVMSDTGETIVSSNGSIKMIGNDWDLSKDYFKQTINNNSYLVFTRQSKVSGYYYVLTVPEKVFYVKATRLRQMILLFTLICLIAGVTLAVWFSAKNYNPVQNILHIFREQDKNAMEGKDEIKYIEASIHKVINEMKKVESRIEKQTLQLRNQFLRRLINGCYSHEIETHALLELYDVRFEGDLYQIALIYVESDDTLLEDMGETASHDVLNYKMLLIEKLYKELLEDIANSYIVEMGKYFVVIMNNLDQELTQEDIRLKAKKASLTIKEILSAKFGLFVSIALSDINKGIDQISLSYDQAVNTMEYALLFGRQEVTDYTSIKKMGCKIEKGFYTFDKERKLISLIRSGEYHEGFAVLDMMLHQLLKSEVSVEYARCTVFAMVNTLSNIFSELSQKASQSWELELNEIMHAIMNCNSIEDIRKIMYRTFQEAEKNFKSNHSSDQKVKEICKFIKHNYQDYNLNVSMIANVFQMNIAYLSSFFKSTMGVNISKYLNNVRLEKAKILLKNDNITIKEIASMCGLGDSGTFIRVFKKVEGVTPGKYRKYM, encoded by the coding sequence ATGATGAACAGCTTTAAAAATCAGTTTAGAGGAAAACTGTATTACTCACTTATCCTTTCTTATGCTTACCTCCTTATATTACCACTGGTCATGGCCATCTTTTTTTATGTCACATCGTTATCCATTGTGGAAGAAGAAATTGAAAAAGCAGGTATTGCGTCCTTAGAACAATACGAAAGTATTATGGAATCCATGTTTAAACAAATCCAAGGTATCGGCTACGAATTAGAAACAAATTTCAAAATTAGCACCATTGTCAACGCCAAAGAACTGAACAATAAGCTCCGTTATGATATTTACCAATTGATTCAGAGCTTAGGACGCTATTACGGTAACGACTATTTCATTAAGTCCTTATTTGTGTACCCCAAAAATCACGATATATTGATTACAAAAAGTGGTGTGATGAATTTGGATACTTATGTTGAACAAGCTTTAATGAGTGAACCCAATAGTCTTGTGGCATGGAAAAACATATTTGATCAGAAGACGGATAGCGGCTTTGTTACCTTGCCTAGTAAAGATAATACGAGCTTCATTAGCTTTCTTAGTCCCTTTCATGATACAAACAAGCAGGTTATTGGCAATGTAGGTGTGATTATCGATCATCATAAAATTAAAAAAATGCTGAATACCACCAAATGGATGAAAGGCAGTGTTGCTTATGTCATGAGTGATACAGGTGAGACAATCGTTTCATCTAATGGTTCCATAAAAATGATAGGGAATGATTGGGATTTAAGTAAGGATTATTTTAAGCAGACCATTAATAACAACAGTTATCTGGTCTTTACACGTCAATCAAAAGTCAGTGGTTACTATTATGTGTTAACGGTACCGGAAAAGGTCTTCTATGTGAAAGCCACAAGGTTAAGGCAGATGATCCTATTGTTTACCCTGATATGTCTCATAGCTGGCGTTACCCTTGCTGTGTGGTTCTCTGCAAAAAACTATAACCCGGTACAAAACATTCTTCATATTTTCAGGGAACAAGATAAGAATGCTATGGAAGGTAAAGACGAGATTAAGTACATTGAAGCTTCCATTCATAAAGTCATTAATGAAATGAAGAAAGTGGAGTCTCGCATAGAAAAACAAACCCTTCAATTAAGGAATCAATTTTTAAGACGATTGATTAATGGATGTTACAGCCACGAAATAGAGACCCATGCTTTACTGGAGTTATATGATGTAAGGTTTGAAGGTGACCTCTATCAAATTGCCCTGATTTATGTGGAAAGTGACGATACATTGTTAGAGGATATGGGAGAAACAGCAAGTCACGATGTGTTGAATTATAAAATGCTGCTCATTGAAAAACTCTATAAGGAGCTGTTAGAAGATATCGCAAACAGCTATATTGTTGAAATGGGTAAATATTTTGTTGTCATCATGAATAACTTGGACCAGGAGCTGACACAAGAAGATATTCGTTTAAAAGCGAAGAAAGCATCCCTTACCATCAAAGAAATATTAAGTGCTAAATTTGGACTTTTTGTATCCATCGCGTTAAGTGATATCAATAAAGGCATTGACCAGATTTCATTGTCCTATGATCAAGCCGTTAATACCATGGAATATGCATTGCTTTTTGGGCGACAAGAGGTAACGGACTATACCAGTATTAAAAAGATGGGGTGTAAGATAGAGAAAGGTTTTTATACCTTTGATAAAGAGCGTAAGCTGATTAGTTTAATCCGTAGTGGCGAATATCATGAAGGTTTTGCAGTACTTGATATGATGCTCCACCAACTGCTAAAGAGTGAAGTATCCGTGGAATATGCCAGATGCACGGTCTTTGCCATGGTGAATACCTTGTCTAATATTTTTTCAGAACTGTCTCAAAAAGCCAGTCAAAGCTGGGAATTAGAGTTGAATGAGATCATGCATGCCATTATGAACTGTAATTCCATTGAAGACATACGTAAAATCATGTATAGGACCTTCCAAGAAGCAGAGAAGAATTTCAAAAGTAACCATTCAAGTGATCAAAAGGTGAAGGAAATCTGTAAATTTATTAAGCATAATTATCAAGATTATAATCTAAATGTATCCATGATTGCAAATGTGTTTCAAATGAATATTGCCTATCTGTCATCCTTTTTTAAGAGTACCATGGGTGTCAATATTTCTAAGTATCTCAACAATGTGCGATTGGAAAAAGCTAAAATACTGCTAAAGAATGATAACATTACCATTAAGGAAATTGCCTCCATGTGTGGCTTGGGTGATAGTGGTACTTTTATAAGAGTTTTTAAGAAGGTAGAGGGTGTAACACCTGGAAAATATCGTAAGTACATGTGA
- a CDS encoding ABC transporter ATP-binding protein yields the protein MIKVSGLTKRYGEHRALNQVSFHIKKGEVVGLLGPNGAGKSTLLNILTGYIFANEGQVLVDGMDMMQSLIAVKRKIGFLPEKPPLYKDMTVKEYLLFVAELNGIAKKDRHQAMEKAAHHTGITHVIKRRIKNLSKGYCQRVGLSQALIGDKEILLLDEPTVGLDPKQIMDMRQLIQELSTTRTIIISSHILSEISVLCDSILLLNKGHMIAHEKVENMIKNALNIHQLILRLGLAGCDQETIIANIKCMEGVLDTYLVGTYESNTWDYSISVNKGYDIRTQLVALCHEKNYPLLMLQPTVLTLEEMFMKLTEEGGA from the coding sequence ATGATTAAAGTATCTGGTCTAACCAAGCGATATGGTGAGCATAGAGCATTAAATCAAGTTAGTTTTCATATTAAGAAAGGGGAGGTAGTAGGACTCTTAGGACCAAATGGAGCAGGGAAATCGACGTTACTGAATATTTTAACAGGTTACATATTTGCTAATGAAGGCCAGGTGCTGGTGGATGGTATGGATATGATGCAGTCGCTTATTGCTGTTAAAAGGAAAATTGGTTTTCTCCCTGAAAAGCCACCCCTTTATAAGGATATGACCGTGAAAGAATATCTCTTATTTGTGGCCGAACTAAACGGTATAGCTAAAAAAGATAGACACCAGGCCATGGAAAAAGCAGCTCATCATACAGGCATTACCCATGTGATTAAGCGGCGCATCAAGAATTTATCAAAAGGTTATTGTCAAAGGGTAGGGCTTAGTCAAGCCCTTATAGGCGATAAAGAGATCCTCTTATTGGATGAACCCACTGTTGGGCTTGATCCGAAACAAATAATGGATATGCGGCAGCTTATCCAAGAACTTTCCACCACCAGAACCATTATTATCAGCTCTCATATACTTTCAGAAATTAGTGTCCTATGCGACAGTATTCTACTGCTTAATAAAGGTCATATGATTGCTCATGAAAAAGTTGAGAACATGATAAAAAATGCCCTTAACATCCATCAGTTGATCCTTCGATTAGGACTAGCAGGATGTGATCAGGAAACGATAATCGCTAATATAAAATGTATGGAAGGCGTTTTGGACACATATCTTGTTGGTACCTACGAATCCAATACCTGGGATTATAGCATTTCAGTAAATAAGGGATATGACATTAGAACCCAGTTGGTCGCCTTGTGCCACGAGAAAAATTATCCCCTTCTTATGCTACAGCCAACAGTACTGACCCTTGAAGAAATGTTCATGAAATTGACAGAAGAAGGAGGTGCTTAG
- a CDS encoding carbohydrate ABC transporter permease encodes MIRKKRFIDYAFDSFNYVFLTVLAITCLYPLVFVLFASVSEPTQLIQQQGVLLRPLGFTLEGYKLAFKNPNILIGYGNTLLYVIVGTSASVFFTALAGYVFSRKRLKYTKFFMYGIVFTMFFNGGLIPFFLLMKNIGLYDKRLLMILNGMIWTWNLIIMKTSFGQIPDSLEESARVDGANDWTILFKIILPLSKPVVAVMVLFYSVGRWNEWFMSMILLKDRAKFPLQLILREILIVNDKNTMLAGANLSAESTDMYRQLLQYSTIIIATLPILFIYPFIQKHFVKGVMIGSIKG; translated from the coding sequence ATGATACGAAAAAAAAGGTTCATTGATTATGCTTTTGATAGTTTTAACTATGTTTTTTTAACGGTCTTAGCCATAACTTGTTTGTACCCATTGGTTTTTGTCTTGTTTGCGTCAGTAAGTGAACCCACCCAGTTAATTCAACAACAAGGGGTTTTATTAAGACCGTTAGGCTTTACACTAGAAGGCTATAAACTAGCTTTTAAGAACCCCAATATTCTAATAGGCTATGGTAACACACTACTTTATGTTATAGTAGGTACATCAGCTAGTGTTTTTTTTACAGCATTAGCAGGCTACGTCTTTTCAAGAAAGCGATTAAAATATACGAAATTTTTCATGTATGGCATTGTGTTTACCATGTTTTTTAATGGCGGATTGATTCCTTTTTTCTTGCTAATGAAAAACATAGGTTTATACGATAAACGCTTATTGATGATACTCAATGGGATGATTTGGACTTGGAATCTTATCATTATGAAAACATCTTTTGGACAGATACCAGATAGTCTTGAAGAAAGCGCCAGAGTAGATGGTGCTAATGATTGGACCATATTGTTTAAGATTATTCTGCCCTTATCGAAACCCGTGGTAGCTGTCATGGTATTGTTCTATTCTGTTGGGCGATGGAATGAATGGTTTATGTCCATGATTTTATTGAAAGACAGAGCTAAATTTCCGTTACAGCTTATCTTAAGAGAAATTCTGATTGTCAATGATAAAAATACCATGCTGGCTGGTGCTAATCTAAGTGCGGAATCAACGGATATGTACCGACAGCTTTTACAGTATTCCACCATTATTATTGCCACGTTACCCATTCTATTTATTTACCCCTTTATTCAGAAGCACTTTGTTAAGGGTGTGATGATAGGCTCCATTAAGGGCTAG
- a CDS encoding ABC transporter permease, whose product MIPILKKELNHYFKTMIGYVFIGFILVAFGTLFSLNLFLQNSDYSQVIGSQVLMICVLFFGMPMMTMGLMAEERQSKTEQLIMTAPIKSSDVIMGKYTAIVVLFLSALCLTMFQPLLLSLITDMPTAKIILNYVGFTLLGTTLIGMGLLISSLSNNTVIAAIITYITFFCILFSDTLVLALPKDRRSSIMACVLMLGVICGLIYLMFKQVWLSVGLAVAGLMIIIILAVLHPTYFDGRIIHLVKGLSLMSRYNPFKAGIFDLSAVVYYISVTIGILYLNVQIIEGRRWRL is encoded by the coding sequence ATGATTCCTATACTGAAAAAAGAACTGAACCATTATTTTAAAACCATGATAGGTTATGTGTTTATAGGCTTCATTTTAGTAGCTTTTGGCACCTTGTTCTCATTAAACTTGTTTTTGCAAAACAGCGATTATTCCCAAGTAATAGGCAGTCAGGTCCTGATGATCTGTGTTTTATTCTTTGGTATGCCAATGATGACCATGGGTCTCATGGCAGAAGAACGACAAAGTAAAACAGAGCAACTGATAATGACTGCGCCCATCAAAAGCTCAGATGTAATTATGGGAAAGTATACTGCTATCGTTGTGCTATTTCTATCGGCCCTGTGTTTGACCATGTTCCAGCCTTTACTATTATCCTTGATAACGGATATGCCAACAGCAAAGATTATCTTGAACTATGTAGGCTTTACATTATTGGGAACCACCCTTATTGGCATGGGCTTACTGATTTCTTCTCTATCCAATAATACAGTTATTGCGGCGATAATCACATATATTACCTTTTTCTGTATACTTTTCTCAGATACCCTTGTTCTAGCACTACCAAAAGATCGCAGAAGCTCCATCATGGCTTGTGTCTTGATGTTAGGTGTCATTTGTGGACTAATCTATCTGATGTTTAAGCAAGTGTGGTTAAGCGTAGGTTTAGCTGTTGCAGGGCTTATGATCATTATCATTCTGGCAGTACTGCATCCTACTTACTTTGACGGGCGCATCATCCATCTTGTGAAGGGATTATCTTTGATGTCACGGTATAATCCTTTTAAGGCAGGTATATTCGATCTAAGTGCTGTTGTCTATTATATCAGTGTGACCATTGGTATACTTTATCTAAATGTCCAAATCATTGAGGGGAGACGATGGCGCTTATGA